The nucleotide sequence TGTATTACTTTCCGTTCCGACCAGCCGATCGTATAGTAGCTGCATGGACAGCCATGGAACCCTGCGATAATGTAAACGGATGTCTCTACGTATCGCCTGGAACACACATTGTAGGGAACTTGTTCCCGCATGATTATCCTGAGGGAGCGGTGAACAAGTTTTATCATGGCATACAAGTAAGATATTTCCTTAGTTCGTCTTATTTACTGAGGTGTCAATCGTttcttaattaacattttacttttactGAAGAATTTGCCTACGGCGTTCAATCGTTGGGTGAATCTCGAGATGCAACCCGGCGACACGGTATTCTTCCATCCGTTGCTCATTCACGGATCCGGCATTAACAAATCCCAGAGAACAAGACGGGCAATTTCCTGTCATTACGCAGCAGCcgaatgtaatattattgatgTACGTAGACAATAAGTAATTGCCAGTTTATTATCGCGAACCGAAAACGCGAATTTGAGAAATGTAACGAATAAGATGTGTTCATGTTTTTGTTTAGGACGATCCACTTCAGGACACCATCAGGAATGAGGTTTTAGAgttaatgaagaaaaaatatcctACCATACAGATGACATACTCGGACATATGGCGCTTCAAATCCTCGCTCGTGCGTGGTCTTCAATcctcttattaaaaatagttgtACATCAAActattgatttatattgtatCACGACggctattattttatgatggTAATAATTAGATAACGTTAGCATAAGACCGATGCAGATAATGTGGGGTTGAGTAAATAGGGGTAATATTCGGGAGAGGCGTAGGCAAGTAACGTCACTACAGAAGAAGAAGTAACGACAACGGCGGGATTGTCGccgttattatttaatgaattaatgTTGCGCCGATATCGTTGTGTGATAAAACAGTGCTTCGCGAGGGGATCTTTGTAAGTGTTCTCGTGTCGCACACTGGAACTCGAGGTGCGACAAGCGGCCAAACAAATCTGAAAGCGATCCGAATTGCGAATAGGCATTCTTCCTACGTCTTTTTGTACTTTTGCAGAGTTTGATAATACGTCCTTCCGACTTTTTATTTGCTGGAACAAATTtagataatgataaaaataataattctcttttagaTATTGTTAAACTTTTGTATGGTTTAGATGATATggtatgagaaaaaaatacagttttataGAATCAATAACAACTTACCTTGTCGGGATGCAAACAGCAGGACACGCAATACTCGTAAATGGTACAGCACCCTTGAGGATTGCACGTTTTGCAGCTGTATCTTTCCCTTCTAGCCATAGACAGTGACTCTTCATTTTTTGAAGTCTGTATCTGCTCTATCGTACAACATCCATTCGATAGAACTTCGTGTCTCGAACATACGACACCACGATCATCAACTATCAAGCCTCTTccctgataaaaataaaatatatattacgaaatactcataaaaataaacagaatTTGTTTAGCATGTCTATTATCACATTAAATAACTTTGTCTTCAATACCATTTTTATATCagtatgttattattttaatacgctACTTAACACGGGGTCGAAATGACTTGTTTGACATTTTCTTTAGATGATTAAGGTTATAAatctgttttctctttttttttctaagatTTCAATGTAGTATACCAAGATATAGGACAGGTCATTTTGACCCGTCAACAAAATGTCggtaaaattttgattacattCACATTTCTGAAGTTTCTTATGAAGTTTTTTCAAGATTCTTTCAGTACTAGAAATAAATTCGTCCCGGTATACCTAGGTATAATACATAGAAATCTTACAAAATATGCCATATGCAAGATGTAATGTAGGGACACCTGGCAAACTATTTCATCTGAAATGTATTGCtgtaatatagaaatattacaaaatacgtCAAACTATTTATCAGAAATGTATTGCTATTGTGTTGGTTTACgggaaatgaaaaaatatgacgGGTCAATGCAAAAGACAATGTTTGTCCTAGATTGCATATAGCGGAACctgtcttacaattagaaagatagagagcaaaggagagaaaagaaagggaTGTATGTACAAGCAAATAAGCGTAAAACAAGCGCATTCGTAGTAGCTGGT is from Temnothorax longispinosus isolate EJ_2023e chromosome 10, Tlon_JGU_v1, whole genome shotgun sequence and encodes:
- the LOC139820112 gene encoding phytanoyl-CoA dioxygenase, peroxisomal-like isoform X2, whose translation is MCLINVTKGIFSLFDEVIEGKIPRDGITVMYDVKDRKSVNKIQDIHTDSVFRHYMEHKKILDIVECFTGPNILAIHSMLIAKPPDVGFGSSKHPPHQDLYYFPFRPADRIVAAWTAMEPCDNVNGCLYVSPGTHIVGNLFPHDYPEGAVNKFYHGIQNLPTAFNRWVNLEMQPGDTVFFHPLLIHGSGINKSQRTRRAISCHYAAAECNIIDDDPLQDTIRNEVLELMKKKYPTIQMTYSDIWRFKSSLVRGLQSSY
- the LOC139820111 gene encoding SREBP regulating gene protein isoform X1, which gives rise to MSSCTSLIRLLRRRLVLGLIFALSLTYCAFSLLRNEKKGPPNLDNDLDMDPMMINDNNKLIPDDNTLEELRASDKSPLWQVEILDQAANDNTEDMDASNLNDSDVSAQTCRNSIQGRGLIVDDRGVVCSRHEVLSNGCCTIEQIQTSKNEESLSMARRERYSCKTCNPQGCCTIYEYCVSCCLHPDKQIKSRKDVLSNSAKVQKDVGRMPIRNSDRFQICLAACRTSSSSVRHENTYKDPLAKHCFITQRYRRNINSLNNNGDNPAVVVTSSSVVTLLAYASPEYYPYLLNPTLSASVLC
- the LOC139820111 gene encoding SREBP regulating gene protein isoform X3 — its product is MDPMMINDNNKLIPDDNTLEELRASDKSPLWQVEILDQAANDNTEDMDASNLNDSDVSAQTCRNSIQGRGLIVDDRGVVCSRHEVLSNGCCTIEQIQTSKNEESLSMARRERYSCKTCNPQGCCTIYEYCVSCCLHPDKQIKSRKDVLSNSAKVQKDVGRMPIRNSDRFQICLAACRTSSSSVRHENTYKDPLAKHCFITQRYRRNINSLNNNGDNPAVVVTSSSVVTLLAYASPEYYPYLLNPTLSASVLC
- the LOC139820111 gene encoding SREBP regulating gene protein isoform X2, with translation MSSCTSLIRLLRRRLVLGLIFALSLTYCAFSLLRNEKAGPPNLDNDLDMDPMMINDNNKLIPDDNTLEELRASDKSPLWQVEILDQAANDNTEDMDASNLNDSDVSAQTCRNSIQGRGLIVDDRGVVCSRHEVLSNGCCTIEQIQTSKNEESLSMARRERYSCKTCNPQGCCTIYEYCVSCCLHPDKQIKSRKDVLSNSAKVQKDVGRMPIRNSDRFQICLAACRTSSSSVRHENTYKDPLAKHCFITQRYRRNINSLNNNGDNPAVVVTSSSVVTLLAYASPEYYPYLLNPTLSASVLC
- the LOC139820112 gene encoding phytanoyl-CoA dioxygenase, peroxisomal-like isoform X1; translation: MTSNLRYTKDVLNRLTMKQRMFYEKNGYLVFPHLIPQDVLDKCHKRFDEVIEGKIPRDGITVMYDVKDRKSVNKIQDIHTDSVFRHYMEHKKILDIVECFTGPNILAIHSMLIAKPPDVGFGSSKHPPHQDLYYFPFRPADRIVAAWTAMEPCDNVNGCLYVSPGTHIVGNLFPHDYPEGAVNKFYHGIQNLPTAFNRWVNLEMQPGDTVFFHPLLIHGSGINKSQRTRRAISCHYAAAECNIIDDDPLQDTIRNEVLELMKKKYPTIQMTYSDIWRFKSSLVRGLQSSY